A genomic region of Trifolium pratense cultivar HEN17-A07 linkage group LG3, ARS_RC_1.1, whole genome shotgun sequence contains the following coding sequences:
- the LOC123912754 gene encoding 2-oxoglutarate-dependent dioxygenase 19-like, with the protein MASTLPLAVTQKSKNETTNFTSVKTLSESPDFNNSIPSSYTFDNENEIVTDPDEVNDPIPVIDYSLLVNGNHDQRTKTVHDIGKACEEWGFFMLINHFVPKSVMEKMVDQVFAFFNLREEEKQEYAGKEVVADSIKYGTSFNVSGDKNLFWRDFIKIIVHPQFHSPDKPSGFRETSAEYSERTWKLGRELLKGISESLGLEANYIDRTMNLASGLQMLAANLYPPCPQPELAMGMPPHSDHGLLNLLIQNGVSGLQVLHNGKWINVSSTSNCFLVLVSDHLEIMSNGSYKSVVHRAAVSNGATRMSLATVIAPSLDTIVEPASELLDNESNPAAYVGMKHKDYIELQRSNQLYGKSVLNKVKI; encoded by the exons ATGGCTTCAACACTTCCTCTTGCAGTTACTCAAAAATCCAAAAATGAAACTACAAATTTCACAAGTGTGAAAACACTCTCAGAATCACCAGATTTCAACAACTCTATTCCTTCCTCATACACATTtgataatgaaaatgaaatagtGACAGATCCAGATGAAGTCAATGATCCAATCCCAGTCATTGATTATTCTCTCCTTGTCAATGGTAATCATGATCAACGGACCAAAACTGTTCATGACATAGGCAAGGCTTGTGAGGAGTGGGGATTCTTCATGTTGATAAATCACTTTGTTCCAAAGAGTGTCATGGAGAAAATGGTTGACCAAGTTTTTGCTTTCTTTAATCTTAGAGAGGAAGAAAAACAAGAGTATGCAGGTAAGGAAGTAGTGGCTGATTCAATAAAGTATGGTACTAGCTTCAATGTTTCAGGGGATAAAAACTTGTTTTGGAGAGATTTCATTAAAATTATTGTTCATCCTCAATTTCACTCACCTGATAAACCTTCTGGCTTCAG GGAAACATCTGCAGAGTACAGCGAAAGAACATGGAAATTAGGAAGGGAACTACTGAAAGGAATATCAGAAAGCTTGGGATTGGAAGCCAACTATATAGACAGAACAATGAATCTAGCTTCTGGTTTACAAATGTTAGCAGCAAATCTTTATCCTCCTTGTCCTCAACCTGAGCTTGCAATGGGAATGCCCCCACATTCTGATCATGGCCTCTTGAACCTCCTCATCCAGAATGGAGTTAGTGGCCTTCAAGTTCTTCACAATGGCAAGTGGATCAATGTCAGTTCCACTTCAAACTGTTTCTTGGTCCTTGTCTCTGATCATCTTGAG ATTATGAGCAATGGCAGTTACAAAAGTGTAGTACATAGAGCAGCTGTGAGCAATGGAGCTACAAGAATGTCGTTGGCAACGGTTATCGCGCCATCCTTGGATACTATTGTTGAACCAGCTTCAGAGTTGCTAGACAATGAAAGCAATCCAGCAGCATATGTTGGGATGAAACACAAAGATTACATTGAACTTCAACGAAGCAACCAGCTTTATGGAAAATCTGTGCTTAACaaagtgaaaatatga